The following are encoded together in the Gammaproteobacteria bacterium genome:
- a CDS encoding LLM class F420-dependent oxidoreductase, whose translation MRIGLNIGYSGKKAVAPVELIRQAEAVGFDSVWVAEAYGSDAVSIASWVLAQTTRIRVGTAIMQMPARTPANAAMTAMTLAHLSGNRFLIGLGASGPQVVEGWHGVAYGKPVTRMREYIRIMKLIMERKGPVEFDGEVYQLPFRGVGASGLGKPLKSILEATPGIPVYCASFTPAGLAAAAEVADGVFPIWISPQKTDLIEQHLAAGFDRRQDDRTRADFDVAPTLSVVVGDDLDACRLPVKMMMALYIGGMGARDKNFYNRYTREMGYEAAAIEIQDLFLSGRKEEAVQAVPDALVDEVALIGPLGRIRERASEWRRLGAEGKVGTLILGMQQQEHLGAIAEILLG comes from the coding sequence ATGCGTATCGGGCTCAATATCGGATACAGCGGCAAAAAAGCGGTAGCGCCTGTGGAACTGATACGGCAGGCGGAGGCGGTTGGATTTGATTCGGTCTGGGTTGCGGAAGCCTACGGTTCCGACGCGGTATCCATTGCATCGTGGGTGTTGGCACAGACCACACGTATCCGCGTGGGCACTGCCATCATGCAGATGCCGGCACGCACCCCCGCGAATGCGGCGATGACCGCGATGACCCTGGCGCACCTGTCCGGCAACCGCTTCCTGATCGGGCTCGGCGCATCGGGGCCACAGGTCGTCGAGGGCTGGCACGGAGTGGCCTACGGCAAGCCGGTTACCCGCATGCGTGAATACATCCGGATCATGAAGCTGATCATGGAGCGCAAGGGGCCGGTGGAGTTCGATGGCGAGGTCTATCAACTGCCGTTTCGCGGCGTGGGTGCCTCCGGGCTGGGCAAGCCGCTCAAATCGATACTGGAAGCGACCCCCGGCATACCGGTTTATTGTGCGAGCTTTACCCCGGCCGGTCTTGCGGCGGCCGCGGAGGTGGCCGACGGCGTATTTCCGATCTGGATATCGCCGCAGAAGACCGATCTGATCGAGCAGCATCTGGCGGCGGGCTTTGACAGGCGCCAGGATGACCGTACCCGGGCAGATTTTGACGTGGCTCCCACCCTGAGCGTGGTGGTCGGCGATGATCTCGATGCCTGCCGTTTGCCGGTCAAGATGATGATGGCACTCTATATCGGCGGGATGGGAGCGCGCGACAAGAACTTCTACAACCGCTATACGCGAGAAATGGGCTACGAAGCCGCAGCGATCGAAATCCAGGACCTGTTCCTGTCCGGGCGCAAGGAGGAGGCGGTGCAGGCGGTTCCCGATGCGCTGGTCGACGAGGTCGCGCTGATAGGCCCGCTGGGGCGTATCCGGGAGCGGGCCAGCGAATGGCGTCGCCTGGGTGCCGAGGGCAAGGTGGGTACGCTGATACTCGGCATGCAGCAGCAGGAGCATCTGGGTGCAATTGCCGAGATCCTGCTTGGATGA
- a CDS encoding SDR family NAD(P)-dependent oxidoreductase produces MNKSILITGASSGIGEALAREMARRGYRLALLARRFEKLEELRGELLMLGAPQVCVRALDVREAAAIEPALQACAEELDGLDIVVANSGVAHTCRIGEGTLEQLLETIEVDLSGACATVDAAVRHFRARGHGQVVGITSVARYRGLPRFGAYSAAKEGLHRYLQALRLESYHEPITVTEIAPGYIDTPMNRGAASRPFVIDVEQGARLMADRIERGVTYATVPALPWRLLGRLMQILPARLLAIPARK; encoded by the coding sequence ATGAATAAATCCATTTTGATAACCGGCGCCTCGAGCGGCATCGGCGAAGCGCTTGCGCGGGAAATGGCGCGCCGCGGCTATCGCCTGGCGCTGCTGGCGCGCCGGTTCGAGAAACTCGAGGAACTGCGCGGTGAGTTGCTCATGCTCGGCGCGCCGCAGGTCTGCGTCCGGGCGCTCGACGTGCGCGAGGCGGCGGCGATCGAACCGGCACTGCAGGCCTGTGCCGAGGAACTCGACGGACTGGATATCGTGGTCGCCAATTCCGGAGTCGCGCATACCTGCAGGATTGGTGAAGGCACGCTGGAACAGTTGCTGGAGACCATCGAGGTGGATTTGTCCGGGGCCTGTGCCACGGTCGATGCCGCGGTGCGTCATTTTCGCGCCCGCGGCCACGGGCAGGTAGTCGGCATCACCTCGGTGGCACGCTATCGCGGTCTGCCGCGATTCGGGGCCTACAGCGCGGCCAAGGAAGGACTGCACCGCTACCTGCAGGCATTGCGGCTCGAGAGCTATCACGAGCCGATTACCGTCACCGAAATCGCGCCCGGTTATATCGACACACCGATGAATCGCGGCGCCGCATCGCGCCCGTTCGTGATCGACGTGGAACAAGGCGCGCGCCTCATGGCCGACAGGATCGAGCGCGGCGTGACTTACGCGACCGTGCCCGCCCTGCCCTGGCGGCTGCTGGGGCGACTGATGCAGATACTGCCCGCACGGCTGCTGGCCATTCCCGCAAGGAAATAG
- a CDS encoding 2,3-bisphosphoglycerate-independent phosphoglycerate mutase, which produces MLHRSNRLAGITGPVVTVVLDGVGQRSAHLGNAVANACTPTFDRLFARYPHILLKAHGLAVGMPGDDDMGNSEVGHNALGSGQVYSQGASLVKEAIASGSLFSGSAWKEIATNAAREGATLHFIGLFSDGNVHAHIDHLKAMIVAAREHPVRRVRIHALLDGRDVPETSALDYLLPFERFLAELNTAEFDARIASGGGRMQITMDRYEADWGMVARGWATHVHGEARQFPAAEAAIRQLRAEHPRVSDQDLPAFVIADQGQPVGCIHDGDSVVLFNFRGDRAIEISRAFEEPDFAAFERQPLPRVVYAGMLQYDGDLQIPRRFLVAPPAIRDTMGEYLAGSGISQLAISETQKFGHVTYFWNGNRSARFDERLESWIEIPSDRVPFEQRPWMKAAEITDTLIAELRSGKHRTARVNYANGDMVGHTGHYQAAIIAIETLDLALSRLLPAIDALGGVALITADHGNAEEMYEIDPRSGQPLQAEDGRIRAKTSHTLNAVPLLLYDNQSGGRLGLRADPDAGLANVAATSVELLGFEAPPMWRLSLLEVVG; this is translated from the coding sequence ATGCTGCATAGATCAAACAGGCTGGCGGGGATCACCGGACCGGTAGTCACGGTTGTGCTCGATGGGGTGGGGCAGCGCAGCGCACACCTGGGCAACGCGGTGGCCAATGCCTGCACGCCGACGTTCGATCGGCTGTTCGCGCGTTATCCGCATATCCTGCTCAAGGCTCATGGCCTTGCCGTGGGAATGCCGGGCGATGACGATATGGGGAACTCCGAGGTGGGTCACAACGCACTCGGCTCGGGGCAGGTCTACAGTCAGGGCGCCTCACTGGTCAAGGAGGCGATTGCCAGCGGCAGCCTGTTCAGCGGCTCCGCGTGGAAGGAGATAGCCACCAATGCCGCGCGTGAGGGTGCCACGCTGCATTTCATCGGCCTGTTTTCCGACGGCAATGTGCATGCTCATATCGACCACCTGAAAGCGATGATCGTCGCGGCCCGCGAGCACCCGGTGCGGCGCGTGCGTATCCATGCGCTGCTCGACGGGCGTGACGTGCCGGAGACTTCCGCGCTCGATTACCTGTTGCCGTTCGAGCGCTTTCTGGCGGAGCTGAACACGGCCGAATTCGATGCGCGTATCGCCAGCGGTGGCGGACGCATGCAGATCACGATGGACCGCTACGAGGCAGACTGGGGCATGGTGGCTCGCGGCTGGGCCACGCATGTGCACGGCGAGGCACGGCAGTTCCCCGCTGCCGAGGCTGCGATCCGCCAGTTGCGCGCCGAGCATCCGCGGGTCAGCGACCAGGACCTTCCCGCTTTCGTGATCGCCGACCAGGGGCAGCCCGTCGGCTGTATCCATGATGGCGATTCGGTGGTGCTGTTCAATTTTCGTGGCGACCGGGCGATCGAGATCTCGCGCGCGTTCGAAGAGCCGGATTTTGCCGCCTTCGAACGCCAACCCCTGCCGCGAGTCGTGTACGCGGGAATGCTCCAGTACGACGGCGACCTGCAGATTCCGCGGCGCTTTCTGGTCGCGCCGCCGGCGATACGTGACACCATGGGCGAGTATCTGGCGGGCAGCGGCATCAGCCAGCTGGCGATTTCGGAAACCCAGAAATTCGGTCACGTGACCTATTTCTGGAATGGCAACCGGAGCGCGCGTTTCGATGAGCGGCTCGAGAGCTGGATCGAAATCCCCTCGGACCGGGTACCGTTCGAACAGCGTCCGTGGATGAAAGCCGCGGAGATCACCGATACCCTGATCGCGGAACTGCGCAGCGGAAAACACCGCACGGCAAGGGTCAATTACGCCAACGGTGACATGGTCGGCCATACCGGGCATTACCAGGCCGCGATCATCGCGATCGAGACCCTTGACCTGGCCTTGTCGCGGCTGTTGCCCGCGATCGACGCGCTGGGCGGTGTTGCGCTGATCACCGCCGATCATGGCAATGCCGAAGAAATGTACGAGATTGATCCGCGCAGCGGCCAACCGCTGCAGGCCGAGGACGGCAGGATTCGCGCCAAGACCAGCCATACGCTCAATGCCGTGCCATTGCTGCTCTATGACAACCAGAGTGGCGGCCGTCTCGGCCTGCGCGCCGATCCCGATGCGGGCCTGGCCAATGTCGCTGCCACCAGCGTGGAACTGCTGGGTTTCGAGGCGCCACCGATGTGGCGGCTGAGCCTGCTCGAGGTGGTGGGCTGA
- a CDS encoding sulfotransferase has product MGSTIHLDDLAAPRFSEAVREMLQGVASIPVDLSEAAVLAAARAQTGLEDFGAGDFRERLGLIVQSMHEDTDLSALGKLTNFSMLVRFAANRLRLEDLIRRHPEILEIEIRRPIIVAGLARSGTTHLLNLLSNDTGLRSLPYWEALEPIPVPGETPDAHGEDPRLLRCRQGIEMQDQVMPLFKLMFNLQAERTHEEIELLAIDFSTMFIENLGLLPRWRDHYLAHDQTPHYEYLKKVLQALQWLRGPERWLLKTPQHLEQFGPLMKVFPDATVVITHRDPVATVASMTTLVSYAARMSREPVRPRDIGHYWADRIEQMLRACVRDRELLPAAHSIDVRFHEFNADDLGTVQRIYDLAGQPLTAALRSGMQQFIRENPRGKEGKIAYDLAVLGLDEAELRQRLRFYSERFATLDERIG; this is encoded by the coding sequence ATGGGAAGCACGATTCATCTGGATGACCTGGCCGCGCCGCGCTTCAGTGAAGCGGTGCGCGAGATGCTGCAGGGCGTGGCTTCGATACCGGTCGATCTCAGCGAAGCGGCGGTGCTTGCGGCGGCGCGTGCGCAGACGGGCCTCGAGGATTTCGGAGCCGGGGATTTTCGCGAGCGGCTCGGCCTCATTGTGCAGAGCATGCACGAGGATACCGATCTCAGTGCGCTCGGGAAGCTGACAAATTTCAGCATGCTGGTCCGGTTTGCGGCCAACCGCCTGCGGCTGGAGGATCTGATCCGTCGTCATCCCGAGATTCTCGAGATCGAGATTCGCCGGCCGATCATCGTTGCCGGCCTGGCGCGTAGCGGCACCACGCACCTGCTGAACCTGCTGTCGAACGACACCGGGCTGCGTTCGCTGCCCTACTGGGAAGCGCTGGAGCCGATACCGGTTCCGGGCGAGACGCCGGACGCGCATGGCGAGGATCCGCGTCTGCTGCGCTGCCGCCAGGGCATCGAGATGCAGGACCAGGTGATGCCGCTGTTCAAGCTGATGTTCAACCTCCAGGCCGAGCGCACCCACGAGGAGATCGAGCTGCTGGCGATCGATTTCTCCACCATGTTCATCGAGAATCTCGGGCTGTTGCCGCGTTGGCGTGACCATTACCTCGCGCACGATCAGACCCCGCACTACGAGTATCTGAAAAAAGTGCTGCAGGCGCTGCAATGGTTGCGCGGGCCCGAACGCTGGCTGTTGAAGACGCCACAGCATCTCGAGCAGTTTGGTCCGCTGATGAAGGTGTTTCCGGATGCCACGGTGGTGATTACCCATCGCGATCCGGTAGCCACGGTGGCCTCGATGACGACGCTGGTCAGCTATGCCGCGCGCATGAGCAGGGAGCCGGTGCGCCCGCGCGATATCGGGCATTACTGGGCGGACCGGATCGAGCAGATGTTGCGTGCCTGCGTGCGTGACCGCGAGTTGTTGCCCGCCGCGCACTCGATCGATGTGCGCTTTCACGAGTTCAACGCCGATGACCTGGGCACCGTGCAACGCATCTACGATCTGGCCGGACAGCCATTGACCGCAGCGCTGCGTTCCGGGATGCAGCAGTTCATCCGCGAAAACCCGCGCGGCAAGGAAGGCAAGATCGCCTACGACCTGGCCGTGCTTGGTCTCGACGAAGCCGAGTTGCGCCAGAGGCTGCGCTTCTACAGCGAACGATTCGCCACCCTCGACGAGCGGATTGGCTGA
- a CDS encoding PQQ-binding-like beta-propeller repeat protein gives MHVFVNLARLVPALGALLLCAAPGIAASDPQALFDTHCASCHAHPETKAPPLATLQQMPLSRLLSALEFGKMQPQAAQLDPSERQAIAQWIAVADDAERDNWIGANACSNRIGPIPVDGHRNWGFGVRNTRHIEHGVAIDADNIGDLELAWSLAIPQVTDMRSQPVAAGNALFLGTQNGNLLALDQRSGCVFWQFRTLGAIRSSLNLAATSDGVATLFFADDLGTVYAVAAENGTLRWKTPVRIFQTSVVSGSLTFHEDRLLVPLSSFEVAVAGMPTYPCCRSHGLLLALDALTGKTLWTYHTTAQAAKTKLNSAGVQMWGPSGASVWSTPTVDARRGLVYIGTGENLSQPQTTTSDAVIAIDIASGEERWHFQALAGDVWNGACQLNGPNCPENPGPDWDIGASVILSTDSNGRDRLLVGQKSGELFALDPDRRGALLWRKRLSQGTANGGNSGIHWGMASDAGTVFAPVSDPDWKLPGYTPRPGIYAVRIADGSLLWEHPVTRGCDFDPADAPSAGLAEMRQSDANPRDRWPDCSYFYAHSAAAVLANGVVYAGALDGKLRALAADDGRELRVFETARAFTASNGIDGHGGAIDVTSAVIQGDHLYIVSGYSMFGQMPGNMLLAYALPPRKKPTDE, from the coding sequence ATGCATGTATTCGTCAACCTCGCCCGCCTGGTTCCGGCGCTCGGCGCCCTGCTGCTCTGCGCCGCGCCCGGTATCGCCGCAAGCGATCCACAGGCACTGTTCGACACGCATTGCGCGAGTTGCCACGCACACCCCGAAACCAAGGCCCCGCCGCTTGCCACGCTGCAGCAGATGCCCCTGTCGCGGCTGCTGTCGGCGCTGGAATTCGGCAAGATGCAACCACAGGCAGCGCAGCTGGACCCGAGCGAACGCCAGGCTATCGCACAATGGATTGCAGTAGCCGATGACGCCGAGCGTGACAACTGGATCGGCGCCAATGCCTGCAGCAACAGGATCGGCCCGATCCCGGTCGACGGCCACCGCAACTGGGGTTTCGGTGTGCGTAACACCCGGCACATCGAACACGGCGTCGCGATCGACGCGGACAATATCGGCGATCTCGAACTCGCCTGGTCGCTGGCGATTCCGCAGGTCACCGATATGCGCTCGCAGCCAGTCGCGGCCGGCAATGCCCTGTTCCTCGGCACCCAAAACGGCAATCTGCTGGCACTCGACCAGCGTAGCGGCTGCGTCTTCTGGCAGTTCCGCACCCTCGGCGCGATTCGTTCGTCGCTCAATCTCGCGGCGACCTCCGATGGCGTTGCAACCCTGTTTTTCGCCGACGACCTGGGAACCGTGTATGCGGTGGCGGCGGAAAACGGCACCTTGCGCTGGAAAACCCCGGTGCGAATTTTCCAGACTTCGGTGGTCAGTGGCTCCCTCACGTTTCATGAAGACCGGTTATTGGTACCGCTGTCCTCGTTCGAGGTCGCGGTCGCGGGCATGCCTACCTACCCCTGTTGCCGCTCGCATGGCCTGCTGCTGGCACTCGATGCCCTGACGGGTAAAACGCTGTGGACCTATCACACCACCGCGCAGGCGGCCAAAACGAAGCTCAACAGCGCAGGGGTGCAGATGTGGGGTCCCTCGGGGGCCTCGGTCTGGAGCACCCCAACCGTGGATGCGCGCCGCGGCCTGGTGTATATCGGCACCGGCGAGAACCTGTCCCAGCCGCAAACCACCACCAGCGATGCGGTCATTGCCATCGATATCGCGAGCGGCGAGGAACGCTGGCATTTCCAGGCACTGGCGGGCGATGTCTGGAACGGCGCGTGTCAGTTGAACGGGCCCAATTGCCCGGAAAATCCCGGTCCCGACTGGGACATCGGCGCTTCGGTGATCCTCAGCACCGACAGCAACGGCCGCGACCGACTGCTGGTCGGGCAGAAATCAGGCGAATTGTTCGCGCTCGACCCCGATCGGCGCGGCGCGCTGCTGTGGCGCAAGCGTCTCAGCCAGGGCACCGCGAACGGCGGCAACAGCGGTATCCATTGGGGCATGGCGAGCGATGCCGGGACGGTCTTTGCACCGGTGTCGGATCCCGACTGGAAGTTGCCCGGCTACACTCCACGCCCCGGTATCTATGCCGTACGCATCGCCGATGGCAGCCTGCTCTGGGAACATCCGGTCACGCGTGGCTGCGACTTCGATCCGGCCGACGCACCGTCCGCGGGTCTCGCCGAGATGCGCCAGAGCGATGCAAATCCGCGCGATCGATGGCCCGATTGCTCCTATTTCTACGCGCATTCGGCGGCCGCGGTGCTGGCCAACGGCGTGGTCTATGCGGGCGCCCTCGACGGCAAGCTGCGCGCCTTGGCGGCCGACGACGGTCGCGAGTTGCGGGTGTTCGAGACCGCGCGCGCTTTCACCGCCAGCAACGGTATCGACGGCCACGGAGGCGCGATAGACGTAACCAGCGCCGTGATCCAGGGCGATCACCTGTACATCGTGTCGGGTTACAGCATGTTCGGGCAGATGCCGGGCAATATGCTGCTCGCCTATGCACTGCCACCGCGGAAGAAGCCAACCGATGAATAA